From Zingiber officinale cultivar Zhangliang chromosome 5B, Zo_v1.1, whole genome shotgun sequence, the proteins below share one genomic window:
- the LOC121985962 gene encoding U-box domain-containing protein 30-like translates to MPQYEQHASWRLEGGGQIIDPETAVKGGILGGGGGGGGLPTGKDGSLVVAAEKIDLRKMIEELDSEAEDVPSVFICPISLEPMVDPVTLITGQTYERANILKWFSMGHLTCPTTMQELWDDAVTPNRTLYQLISAWFSQRYLQMKKRSEDVQGRAAELIQTLKKAKGQVRVQALKELHSIVISHAPVNKSVVDIAGVTHLSSLLGPFTSHAVGSEVIAILVNLTLDSDTKSNLMQPAKISLVVDLLNEGTIDTKINCTRLIEMLMAERCFRSEVVSSLSLLVALLRLVKDKRHPNGVAAGLTLLKEIGSHAQVRSLMVSVGAVPQLVELLSNPKWELKFIEPALQILDDLSTTPEGLLALKDCPQAIRTAVRLLMNGSDVCTHHALSILWAVCKLAFDECASLAVEAGLGAKLLLLQSGCNPEMKQRAAELLKLCSRNYSPTVFSSKCKLTRTIQ, encoded by the coding sequence ATGCCACAGTACGAGCAACACGCTTCCTGGAGATTGGAGGGTGGCGGGCAGATCATAGATCCGGAGACTGCCGTCAAAGGCGGGATCCTGGGTGGCGGAGGCGGGGGAGGAGGCCTCCCGACTGGGAAAGATGGCAGCTTGGTGGTTGCTGCCGAGAAGATTGACCTCAGAAAGATGATCGAAGAACTCGATTCGGAGGCGGAGGATGTGCCTTCAGTGTTCATCTGCCCGATCTCCCTCGAGCCTATGGTGGATCCCGTCACACTCATCACCGGTCAGACCTACGAGCGCGCCAATATCCTCAAGTGGTTCTCAATGGGGCACCTTACCTGCCCCACGACGATGCAGGAGCTTTGGGACGACGCCGTCACTCCGAATCGGACACTTTACCAGCTGATCAGCGCCTGGTTCTCGCAGCGGTACCTCCAAATGAAGAAGCGGTCCGAAGACGTGCAGGGGCGCGCTGCAGAGCTCATCCAAACCCTGAAGAAGGCCAAGGGGCAGGTCAGAGTTCAAGCCCTCAAAGAGCTGCACAGCATCGTAATCTCTCATGCACCTGTCAACAAATCAGTGGTGGACATTGCCGGAGTTACTCATCTCTCTTCTCTCCTCGGGCCCTTCACTTCCCATGCTGTTGGCTCCGAGGTGATCGCTATTCTCGTCAATCTCACCTTAGATTCAGATACAAAATCTAATTTGATGCAGCCAGCAAAGATCTCACTCGTTGTAGACCTGCTAAACGAAGGGACAATCGATACTAAGATCAACTGCACTAGGTTGATCGAAATGCTGATGGCGGAGAGATGTTTCCGGTCCGAGGTGGTGTCAAGTTTGAGCCTTTTGGTTGCATTATTGCGATTGGTGAAGGACAAGCGACATCCAAATGGAGTTGCGGCAGGGCTGACCTTGCTCAAAGAGATTGGATCTCATGCGCAAGTACGCAGCTTAATGGTGAGCGTTGGTGCAGTCCCGCAGCTTGTTGAGCTGTTGTCCAACCCAAAATGGGAGCTGAAGTTTATAGAGCCAGCATTGCAGATTTTGGATGATCTTTCAACTACACCTGAAGGGTTGTTAGCTCTGAAGGATTGCCCTCAGGCCATCCGCACTGCAGTGAGGCTCTTGATGAATGGCTCCGATGTTTGTACTCATCACGCGTTGTCTATATTGTGGGCAGTCTGCAAACTTGCTTTCGATGAGTGTGCTTCCCTCGCCGTTGAGGCTGGGTTGGGTGCAAAACTACTACTCCTCCAGAGTGGTTGCAATCCAGAGATGAAGCAGCGGGCTGCTGAGCTATTGAAGCTTTGTAGTCGCAATTACTCTCCAACCGTGTTCAGTTCAAAGTGCAAGCTAACAAGAACGATCCAATGA
- the LOC121987865 gene encoding calcium uniporter protein 2, mitochondrial-like: protein MAFRIALARRLLNLSKTVSSFSSSLAPPPTSSSAAAVPKLGLLHQSHARFPFAVTGDLPHRVGDRIRLEYLSLPDEEQRVTVSQARKVLRAAQMEAVREKLKGLGRSCISYAEFVQICGNVPGIETSTGLAKALDESGAVVVFGDVVFLRPEMVAKAIERMIPSPAQDESETEELRAMEAKKAWIEKAAAAAVRREMWAGLGFIALQTAGFMRLTFWELSWDVMEPICFYVTSAYFMLGYAFFLRTSRDPSFEGFFQTRFDAKQAGLLKAHGFDVDRFHRLRKRRRAMAIDA from the exons ATGGCGTTCCGCATAGCCCTCGCCCGCCGCCTCCTTAACCTTTCCAAGActgtctcctccttctcctcttccctcGCCCCGCCTCCCACCTCCTCCTCGGCCGCCGCCGTGCCCAAATTAGGCCTTCTCCACCAATCCCACGCGCGGTTCCCCTTCGCCGTCACCGGCGACTTGCCCCATCGTGTCGGAGATCGGATCCGTTTGGAGTATCTATCCCTGCCGGATGAGGAACAGAGGGTGACGGTGTCGCAGGCGAGGAAGGTGCTGAGGGCGGCTCAGATGGAGGCGGTTCGGGAGAAGCTGAAGGGGCTCGGCCGGAGCTGTATCTCCTACGCGGAGTTCGTCCAGATCTGCGGAAACGTCCCCGGGATCGAGACATCGACGGGTCTCGCGAAGGCACTGGATGAGTCCGGCGCTGTCGTCGTCTTCGGCGATGTTGTCTTCCTCCGCCCCGAAATG GTAGCGAAGGCAATCGAGAGGATGATTCCGTCTCCAGCACAAGATGAGAGCGAGACGGAGGAGCTGAGGGCGATGGAGGCGAAGAAAGCGTGGATCGAGAAggcagcggcggcggcggtgcGGAGGGAGATGTGGGCGGGGCTGGGGTTCATCGCGCTGCAGACGGCGGGCTTCATGCGCCTGACCTTTTGGGAGCTGTCGTGGGACGTGATGGAGCCGATCTGCTTCTACGTGACGTCGGCCTACTTTATGCTGGGCTACGCCTTCTTCCTCCGCACTTCGCGGGACCCCTCCTTCGAGGGCTTCTTCCAGACCCGGTTCGATGCCAAGCAAGCCGGCCTCCTGAAGGCCCATGGCTTCGACGTCGACCGGTTCCACCGGCTCAGGAAAAGGAGACGAGCTATGGCGATCGATGCCTGA